In Arthrobacter burdickii, one DNA window encodes the following:
- the prfB gene encoding peptide chain release factor 2, producing MATTDFPAEIRALRAKYQSIEQVSDVEGIRKDIEELSEEAGAPDLWDDPAAAQKVTSKLSYRQSALERLETLQSRIDDLEVLVELAQDEGDEDSLAEAEKELVSLSRSLDDLEIVTLLAGEWDEREAVVTIRSGAGGVDAADFAEMLLRMYLRWAERHGYPTQVLDTSYAEEAGLKSATFEVKAPYAFGTLSVEAGTHRLVRISPFDNQGRRQTSFAAVEVIPLIEQTDVIEVPDNEIRVDVFRSSGPGGQSVNTTDSAVRLTHLPTGLVVSMQNEKSQIQNRAAAMRVLQSRLLLLKKEQEDAEKKAFAGDVKASWGDQMRSYVLNPYQMVKDLRTNHEVGNTSAVFDGEIDDFIDAGIRWRTNNRNDAA from the coding sequence ATGGCAACCACTGATTTTCCCGCAGAGATTCGCGCCCTGCGCGCTAAGTACCAGTCCATCGAGCAGGTCTCCGATGTCGAGGGAATCCGCAAGGACATCGAGGAACTGAGCGAGGAAGCCGGGGCCCCCGACCTCTGGGACGATCCCGCTGCAGCCCAGAAGGTGACCTCCAAGCTGTCCTACCGGCAGTCTGCCCTCGAGCGGCTCGAGACCCTCCAAAGCCGCATCGACGACCTCGAGGTCCTCGTGGAGCTCGCGCAGGACGAAGGCGACGAGGACTCTCTCGCCGAAGCCGAGAAGGAGCTCGTCTCGCTGAGCAGGTCCCTCGACGACCTGGAGATCGTGACCCTGCTGGCCGGCGAGTGGGACGAGCGGGAAGCCGTGGTCACGATCCGCTCGGGAGCCGGGGGAGTGGACGCCGCCGACTTCGCCGAGATGCTCCTGCGCATGTACCTCCGCTGGGCCGAACGCCACGGCTACCCCACACAGGTCCTCGACACCTCCTACGCGGAGGAGGCGGGCCTGAAGTCGGCGACGTTCGAGGTCAAGGCGCCGTACGCCTTCGGCACCCTGTCGGTGGAGGCCGGGACGCACCGCCTCGTCCGCATCAGCCCCTTCGACAACCAGGGCCGCCGGCAGACGTCCTTCGCCGCCGTCGAGGTCATCCCGCTCATCGAGCAGACGGACGTGATCGAGGTCCCGGACAACGAGATCCGCGTCGATGTCTTCCGCTCGTCCGGCCCCGGCGGGCAGTCCGTCAACACCACCGACTCCGCCGTCCGCCTGACCCACCTCCCCACGGGACTCGTGGTGTCGATGCAGAACGAGAAGTCGCAGATCCAGAACCGCGCCGCGGCGATGCGCGTGCTCCAGTCCCGCCTCCTGCTTCTCAAGAAGGAACAGGAGGACGCGGAGAAGAAGGCGTTCGCCGGCGACGTGAAGGCATCCTGGGGGGACCAGATGCGCTCCTACGTCCTCAACCCGTACCAGATGGTCAAGGACCTCCGCACCAACCACGAGGTGGGCAACACCTCGGCGGTCTTCGACGGCGAGATCGACGATTTCATCGATGCCGGCATCCGTTGGCGCACCAACAACCGCAACGACGCCGCCTAG
- the ftsE gene encoding cell division ATP-binding protein FtsE translates to MIRFDNVTKTYDSKSQPALDAVSLDVDRGEFVFLVGASGSGKSTFIRLVLKEDRATRGAVYVAGQNVANIPSWRVPRLRRGIGVVFQDFRLLPNKTVFANVAFAMQVIGKSRAVIRETVPDVLATVGLEGKNNRMPHELSGGEQQRVAIARAIVNRPGILLADEPTGNLDPTTSMGIMKVLDKINQNGTTVVMATHDDDIVNTMRKRVVELRGGSVVRDDAQGIYIGETEAMAG, encoded by the coding sequence ATGATCCGATTCGACAACGTCACGAAGACCTACGACTCCAAGTCGCAGCCCGCCCTCGATGCCGTCTCCCTCGACGTGGACCGCGGCGAGTTCGTCTTCCTCGTGGGCGCCTCGGGCTCCGGCAAGTCGACCTTCATCCGCCTCGTGCTCAAGGAGGACCGGGCAACGAGGGGTGCGGTGTACGTGGCCGGCCAGAACGTCGCCAACATCCCCAGCTGGCGCGTCCCCCGCCTCCGCCGCGGGATCGGCGTCGTGTTCCAGGACTTCCGCCTGCTGCCCAACAAGACGGTTTTCGCCAACGTCGCGTTCGCGATGCAGGTCATCGGGAAGAGTCGCGCCGTCATCCGGGAGACAGTGCCCGACGTCCTCGCGACCGTCGGCCTCGAAGGCAAGAACAACCGTATGCCGCACGAACTCTCCGGCGGCGAGCAGCAGCGCGTCGCGATCGCGCGCGCCATCGTGAACCGGCCCGGCATCCTCCTCGCCGACGAGCCCACCGGAAACCTCGACCCGACGACCTCCATGGGCATCATGAAGGTCCTCGACAAGATCAACCAGAACGGCACCACCGTGGTCATGGCCACGCACGACGACGACATCGTGAACACCATGCGCAAGCGCGTCGTCGAACTCCGTGGCGGTTCCGTGGTGCGCGATGACGCCCAAGGCATCTACATCGGTGAGACCGAAGCGATGGCCGGATGA
- the ftsX gene encoding permease-like cell division protein FtsX produces the protein MRLAFILSEIGSGIRRNLSMVTSVILVTFISLTFVGAAGLFQLQINQMKGYWYDRVQVTLYLCVDNSSETSCATGPVTKDQRAAIQAKLESEQFAPYVDTVTYESQDEALAHFRDQFANSPIVDSVTADQLPESFRVSLVDAEKYEVIDEAFSSEPGVDAVSDQRDFLEAIFRYMNWASVVALAIAGVMTFCAILLIATTIRLSAFSRRRETGIMRLVGASKAVIQLPFILEGVIAAVIGAVLASAALWGASRFVIDGWLANTFPQTAFISSQQVLILVPVLILLGAVLAGLSSLLTLRRYVKV, from the coding sequence ATGAGGCTCGCGTTCATCCTGTCCGAGATCGGCTCGGGCATCCGCCGCAACCTGTCGATGGTCACGTCGGTGATCCTCGTGACCTTCATCTCGCTGACCTTCGTCGGCGCAGCCGGGCTGTTCCAGCTGCAGATCAACCAGATGAAGGGCTACTGGTACGACCGCGTCCAGGTCACCCTCTACCTCTGCGTCGACAACTCCTCGGAGACCAGCTGCGCCACGGGACCCGTGACCAAGGACCAGCGGGCAGCCATCCAGGCGAAACTCGAATCCGAGCAGTTCGCCCCGTACGTCGACACCGTGACCTACGAGTCGCAGGACGAGGCGCTCGCCCACTTCCGCGACCAGTTCGCCAACTCGCCGATCGTCGATTCCGTCACCGCGGACCAGCTTCCCGAGTCCTTCCGCGTCAGCCTGGTGGATGCCGAGAAGTACGAGGTCATCGACGAGGCCTTCTCGTCGGAGCCGGGCGTGGACGCGGTGAGCGACCAGCGGGACTTCCTCGAGGCGATCTTCCGGTACATGAACTGGGCCTCCGTCGTCGCACTCGCGATCGCAGGCGTCATGACGTTCTGCGCCATCCTGCTCATCGCGACGACCATCCGGCTCTCGGCCTTCAGCCGCCGCCGGGAGACCGGCATCATGCGCCTCGTCGGGGCGTCGAAGGCCGTCATCCAGCTGCCGTTCATCCTGGAGGGCGTGATCGCCGCCGTCATCGGCGCCGTGCTCGCCTCAGCCGCGCTGTGGGGGGCGTCGAGGTTCGTGATCGACGGCTGGCTCGCGAACACCTTCCCCCAGACGGCGTTCATCTCGTCCCAGCAGGTGCTGATCCTGGTCCCGGTCCTGATCCTCCTCGGAGCCGTCCTCGCAGGGCTCTCATCCCTGCTCACCCTTCGACGATACGTAAAGGTCTGA
- a CDS encoding M23 family metallopeptidase: MRPPATWWARQDKKAFVVRGTAGSSIALVVALALGFTTPVVADELDDRKSALENEVAEVQQSMEYLDSDIAETIGALKTYQAELPAAQQSLADAQGEVEAATGEVGALAVRVELAQETRNKITEELRADRQEMDETREVIGQIATEAYKNGGIPTNVSLLLGAEGVEDFTESMDMVDQALRSQNAAMQRLSEQNATNANSQARLEAVEAEITELKEKADAALAAEQSARDQAASEKAKVDKLVADTSALSATLQKQKPVIEAKLASVEQAQQQVNSDIAERQRRLIEEARKAEEARQKAEEARQKAEQARLRAEAEAAAAAEQARLQAEAEAAAAAETARRKAEAEAANRPAPAPVQPQIVEPVAPVIPEPPAPAPSDPAPGPRGFGLNSPVSGPISSGFGWRPTPVGTIDFNGTGGYMHTGIDYGVGCGTPLYAPAAGEVWYADSNVLPGAGNRIVLNHGVVGGNVLATNYYHLTNFLVSAGQRVSAGQLIGYTGTTGNSTGCHLHFETMLNGTLVDPMGLL, from the coding sequence GTGCGCCCGCCAGCAACCTGGTGGGCGCGGCAGGACAAGAAGGCCTTCGTCGTCCGTGGCACCGCGGGGAGTTCGATCGCCCTCGTCGTCGCACTCGCCCTCGGGTTCACCACGCCGGTCGTCGCGGACGAACTCGACGACCGCAAGAGCGCCCTCGAGAACGAGGTCGCGGAAGTGCAGCAGTCCATGGAGTACCTGGACTCGGACATCGCGGAGACCATCGGTGCACTGAAGACCTACCAGGCGGAGTTACCCGCGGCGCAGCAGTCCCTGGCCGACGCGCAGGGCGAGGTCGAGGCCGCCACCGGCGAGGTCGGGGCACTGGCTGTCCGCGTCGAGCTGGCGCAGGAGACCCGGAACAAGATCACCGAGGAACTCCGCGCCGACCGGCAGGAGATGGACGAGACGCGCGAGGTCATCGGACAGATCGCCACGGAGGCCTACAAGAACGGCGGAATCCCCACGAACGTCTCGCTGCTCCTCGGCGCGGAGGGCGTGGAGGACTTCACCGAGTCGATGGACATGGTGGACCAGGCCCTGCGCAGCCAGAACGCGGCGATGCAGCGTCTCTCGGAGCAGAACGCCACGAACGCCAACAGCCAGGCCCGCCTCGAGGCCGTCGAGGCCGAGATCACCGAACTCAAGGAGAAGGCCGACGCCGCCCTCGCCGCCGAGCAGTCGGCACGTGACCAGGCAGCAAGCGAGAAAGCCAAGGTGGACAAGCTCGTGGCCGACACGTCGGCCTTGTCCGCCACGCTGCAGAAACAGAAACCCGTCATCGAGGCGAAGCTGGCGAGCGTCGAGCAGGCCCAGCAGCAGGTGAACTCGGACATCGCGGAGCGCCAGCGCCGCCTGATCGAAGAAGCCCGCAAGGCGGAGGAAGCCCGCCAGAAAGCGGAGGAAGCCCGCCAGAAGGCGGAGCAGGCGCGCCTGCGTGCCGAGGCCGAAGCCGCGGCGGCCGCCGAGCAGGCCCGGCTTCAGGCGGAAGCCGAGGCCGCCGCAGCTGCGGAGACCGCGCGCCGGAAAGCGGAGGCCGAAGCCGCGAACCGGCCGGCTCCTGCGCCCGTCCAGCCGCAGATCGTGGAGCCGGTCGCCCCCGTGATCCCGGAACCGCCCGCCCCTGCGCCGTCGGACCCCGCGCCGGGCCCCCGAGGATTCGGGCTGAACTCCCCGGTGAGCGGCCCGATCAGCTCGGGATTCGGCTGGCGTCCGACGCCGGTCGGCACCATCGACTTCAACGGCACCGGCGGCTACATGCACACCGGCATCGACTACGGCGTGGGCTGCGGAACGCCGCTCTACGCGCCCGCGGCCGGCGAGGTCTGGTACGCGGACTCTAACGTCCTGCCCGGAGCCGGCAACCGGATCGTGCTCAACCACGGAGTGGTGGGCGGCAACGTGCTCGCGACGAACTACTACCACCTGACGAACTTCCTCGTCTCGGCCGGCCAGCGCGTCAGTGCCGGCCAGCTGATCGGCTACACCGGGACCACGGGCAACTCGACCGGGTGCCATCTGCACTTCGAGACGATGCTGAACGGCACCCTCGTGGACCCGATGGGCCTGCTCTAG
- the smpB gene encoding SsrA-binding protein SmpB produces the protein MPKESGRKVVATNRKAFHDYAVLDTYEAGLALMGTEVKSLRAGRASLVDGYAVFYGDELWLEGIHISEYSQGSWTNHAARRRRKLLLHREELTKISQKIRESGFTLVPLQLYFLNGRAKVEIAVARGKRDYDKRQTLREKQDNREALRAMREKNLGA, from the coding sequence GTGCCGAAGGAAAGTGGCCGGAAAGTGGTGGCCACCAATCGGAAGGCCTTCCACGACTACGCCGTGCTCGATACCTACGAGGCCGGCCTCGCCCTGATGGGCACCGAGGTGAAGTCCCTGCGAGCGGGCCGCGCCTCCCTCGTGGACGGTTACGCGGTCTTCTACGGCGACGAACTCTGGCTCGAGGGCATCCACATCTCCGAGTATTCGCAGGGCAGCTGGACGAACCACGCGGCCCGCCGGAGGAGGAAGCTGCTCCTGCACCGCGAGGAACTCACCAAGATCTCGCAGAAGATCCGTGAGTCCGGCTTCACCCTCGTCCCGCTGCAGCTCTACTTCCTCAACGGCCGGGCCAAGGTGGAGATCGCGGTGGCACGGGGCAAGCGCGACTACGACAAGCGCCAGACCCTGCGCGAGAAGCAGGACAACCGCGAGGCGCTGCGTGCGATGCGCGAGAAGAACCTCGGCGCGTGA
- a CDS encoding D-alanyl-D-alanine carboxypeptidase family protein, with product MRRIAGYLLALLTCAMLLAGTVVAAPVAQAVTAIDAKYAQLGGASGRLGAPTSAETCGLRGGGCYRSFQAGSIHWSPATGAQPTWGGIRTAWARTGWENGKLGYPTGSEVCGLRNGGCYQSFQGGSVHWSPATGGRPTWGAIRGAWARSGYENGQLGYPTTNEVCGLRGGGCYQNYQGGSIIWSPTTGARISVGAIRAAWASTRYENGALGYPVSDESCTAGACSQRYQRGVISWSPGGGARIARDIDVAASVFVVVNKRRQLNPARYVPGPLAGVEGPLLRSDAAQQFARLLSDARASGIGMVPVSGYRSYDTQASLYASYVNQYGQATADLISARPGFSEHQTGLAIDIGNPNGACGLQECFATTPAGDWAARNAWRYGFVIRYPRGFTSVTGYSYEPWHLRYVGTTISSEMRIHGLPTLEHYMSLPAAPSY from the coding sequence ATGAGACGCATCGCCGGGTACCTGCTCGCCCTGCTGACCTGTGCGATGCTTCTGGCGGGCACCGTCGTCGCGGCGCCTGTGGCCCAGGCGGTGACGGCGATCGACGCGAAATACGCTCAACTCGGTGGCGCGTCCGGACGCCTCGGTGCCCCGACGTCTGCGGAGACCTGCGGGCTGCGCGGCGGCGGCTGCTATCGGAGCTTCCAGGCCGGATCGATCCACTGGTCCCCGGCCACCGGTGCCCAGCCGACCTGGGGCGGCATCCGCACAGCCTGGGCCCGGACCGGTTGGGAGAACGGCAAGCTCGGCTACCCCACGGGCTCCGAGGTGTGCGGACTGAGGAACGGCGGGTGCTACCAGAGCTTCCAGGGCGGCTCGGTCCACTGGTCCCCGGCCACCGGGGGGCGGCCGACTTGGGGCGCGATCCGCGGGGCCTGGGCACGCTCAGGGTACGAGAACGGCCAGCTGGGCTACCCGACCACGAACGAGGTCTGCGGGCTGCGCGGCGGCGGGTGCTACCAGAACTACCAGGGCGGGTCGATCATCTGGTCACCGACGACCGGGGCGCGGATCTCCGTCGGCGCGATCCGGGCGGCCTGGGCCTCCACCCGCTACGAGAACGGCGCCCTCGGCTACCCCGTGTCCGACGAGTCGTGCACGGCGGGTGCGTGCAGTCAGCGGTACCAGCGCGGGGTCATCTCGTGGTCGCCGGGAGGCGGAGCGCGGATCGCCCGCGACATCGATGTCGCCGCGTCGGTGTTCGTCGTCGTCAACAAGCGCCGGCAGCTGAATCCGGCACGCTATGTCCCCGGCCCGCTCGCGGGAGTCGAGGGGCCCCTGCTCCGCAGCGACGCCGCCCAGCAGTTCGCGCGGCTGCTCTCGGACGCGCGCGCCAGTGGTATCGGGATGGTCCCGGTCAGCGGCTACCGCTCCTACGACACACAGGCTTCCCTGTATGCCTCGTACGTGAACCAGTACGGCCAGGCGACGGCCGACCTCATCTCCGCCCGCCCGGGATTCAGCGAACACCAGACCGGCCTCGCCATCGACATCGGCAACCCGAACGGGGCCTGCGGGCTGCAGGAGTGCTTCGCGACAACGCCGGCAGGAGACTGGGCGGCCCGGAACGCCTGGCGCTACGGATTCGTCATCCGCTATCCGCGGGGGTTCACCTCGGTCACCGGATACTCCTACGAACCCTGGCACCTGCGCTATGTCGGCACGACGATCTCCTCGGAGATGCGCATCCACGGACTACCCACCCTCGAGCACTACATGAGCCTTCCGGCCGCGCCCTCCTACTGA
- a CDS encoding carboxylate-amine ligase, whose product MTTLGLEEEYLLLDPVSGLPAHRATEVQGLLESTPEISRDEIQRELLSCQIETATPVCETLTEAEESLLNFRRKFADAAAGVGTIGAATGTAPWIRQAYPELTDKQRYEDLRASAPGIVGDQFVNGLHVHVGVPDQERGIQALNRIRPWIPLLTALSVNSPYWLGRDSGFDSWRVVHYRRWAVQGIAPYFADAADYERRITRLGTTGAILDRGVLTWVARLSDHYPTLELRACDVQLEAQDSVLLGALTRALVVTALGEAEADTPPVVPDPELLDAALWQAARDGLEHHLVDCATAERVPAGEHLAAFLEHIGPALDAEGDTAWVKAGLATVDERGTGATRQRQAMREGGLEALLFLYGRTLTFEP is encoded by the coding sequence ATGACCACCCTCGGACTTGAGGAGGAGTACCTGCTCCTCGACCCCGTGTCAGGACTGCCCGCACACCGCGCCACCGAGGTTCAGGGGCTGCTCGAGTCCACGCCGGAGATCAGCCGCGACGAGATCCAGCGCGAGCTGCTGTCCTGCCAGATCGAGACGGCGACTCCCGTCTGCGAGACCCTGACCGAGGCGGAGGAGTCCCTGCTCAATTTCCGCCGGAAGTTCGCGGACGCTGCAGCGGGCGTCGGAACCATCGGCGCCGCGACCGGGACGGCGCCCTGGATCCGGCAGGCGTACCCGGAACTGACCGACAAGCAGCGTTACGAGGATCTTCGGGCCAGCGCGCCGGGTATCGTGGGCGACCAGTTCGTCAACGGCCTGCACGTGCACGTCGGCGTCCCCGACCAGGAGCGCGGTATCCAGGCCCTCAACCGCATCCGCCCCTGGATACCGCTGCTGACCGCGCTCAGCGTCAATTCGCCCTACTGGCTCGGCCGGGACAGCGGCTTCGACAGCTGGCGGGTGGTCCACTACCGCCGCTGGGCCGTCCAGGGCATAGCTCCCTACTTCGCCGATGCAGCCGACTACGAGCGGCGCATCACGCGGCTCGGCACCACCGGGGCCATCCTCGACCGCGGGGTCCTGACCTGGGTGGCGCGCCTCTCGGACCACTACCCCACGCTCGAGCTCCGGGCCTGCGACGTGCAGCTCGAGGCGCAGGACTCGGTGCTGCTGGGCGCCCTGACCCGGGCGCTGGTGGTCACGGCCCTCGGCGAGGCCGAGGCGGACACGCCGCCCGTCGTCCCCGACCCCGAACTGCTCGATGCCGCTCTGTGGCAGGCCGCGCGCGACGGGCTCGAACACCATCTCGTGGACTGTGCGACGGCGGAACGGGTTCCCGCCGGAGAACATCTCGCAGCCTTCCTCGAGCACATAGGCCCGGCTCTCGACGCCGAGGGCGACACCGCCTGGGTGAAGGCGGGCCTCGCGACGGTGGACGAACGCGGCACCGGCGCCACCCGCCAGCGCCAGGCGATGCGCGAGGGCGGCCTGGAGGCCCTGCTGTTCCTGTACGGGCGGACCCTCACCTTCGAACCGTAG
- a CDS encoding metal-dependent transcriptional regulator: MLSIESTSVQDYVKAIYAFTEWQGDAVTATHLAARLSVANSSVTGMVAKLVDLGLAHHRKYGPISLTPSGQALALAMVRRHRLIETFLVTELGYGWDEVHDEAELLEHTVSDAFIERLDAKLGHPRRDPHGDPIPGADGSVRYPSAHRLDGLDDGHAGRLVRVSDDDPDVLRFLDRNGIALDDDLLVAQRAAGSLLDLRLGADASAPHLAVDAALARSLWIESTAPHEGCTIGAHR; the protein is encoded by the coding sequence GTGCTCAGCATCGAATCCACGAGCGTCCAGGACTACGTCAAGGCGATCTACGCCTTCACCGAGTGGCAGGGCGATGCCGTCACCGCGACGCACCTGGCGGCGCGGCTCTCGGTCGCCAACTCGTCCGTCACGGGGATGGTCGCCAAGCTCGTGGACCTCGGGCTGGCGCATCACCGCAAGTACGGGCCCATCAGCCTCACCCCGTCCGGGCAGGCCCTCGCCCTCGCCATGGTCCGCAGGCACCGGCTCATCGAGACGTTCCTCGTGACCGAGCTGGGCTACGGCTGGGACGAGGTGCACGACGAGGCAGAACTGCTCGAGCACACCGTCTCCGACGCCTTCATCGAGCGCCTGGACGCGAAGCTCGGCCACCCCCGCCGCGACCCGCACGGGGACCCGATCCCGGGTGCCGACGGCTCGGTCCGGTACCCGTCCGCGCATCGGCTCGACGGCCTGGACGACGGCCATGCGGGCCGGCTCGTGCGGGTGAGCGACGACGACCCGGACGTGCTGCGTTTCCTCGACCGGAACGGCATAGCGCTCGACGACGACCTGCTGGTGGCCCAGCGCGCCGCCGGGTCCCTCCTGGACCTGCGCCTCGGCGCCGACGCCTCCGCACCGCACCTCGCGGTGGACGCGGCCCTCGCCCGGTCCCTGTGGATCGAGAGCACCGCACCCCACGAGGGGTGCACGATCGGTGCCCACCGCTGA